From a region of the Nonlabens sp. Hel1_33_55 genome:
- the gldD gene encoding gliding motility lipoprotein GldD gives MYNTLRSVIFIFILTLLASCGGDAPVPKPDAQLALNYSRPVYRSLDKDLPYTFDFNESAFAKANNDYSSSISYPELDAKIYLTYRAVDSNLRQLLIDGQKLSYNHNQMADAISENPYLNPEKRVYGMLYGVEGNAASNVQFYATDSTKHFLTAALYFNREPNYDSILPAVDYVKKDMFKMMESLRWK, from the coding sequence GTGTACAACACCTTAAGATCTGTAATATTTATTTTCATCCTCACGCTGCTCGCAAGTTGTGGTGGTGATGCGCCAGTACCTAAACCAGATGCTCAACTTGCCCTGAATTATTCCAGACCCGTTTATAGATCACTAGATAAGGATTTACCTTATACGTTTGATTTTAATGAGTCCGCTTTCGCGAAAGCGAATAACGACTATTCATCTTCTATATCTTATCCTGAGCTGGATGCCAAAATCTACTTGACCTACCGCGCCGTGGATAGCAATTTGCGACAGTTGCTCATTGATGGGCAGAAATTATCCTACAATCATAACCAGATGGCAGACGCAATAAGCGAGAACCCATATTTAAACCCAGAGAAGCGTGTCTACGGAATGTTGTATGGTGTTGAGGGCAATGCGGCGTCAAATGTACAGTTCTATGCGACAGACAGTACCAAACACTTTCTTACGGCAGCGTTGTACTTTAATAGAGAGCCTAATTATGATTCCATTTTGCCCGCAGTTGATTATGTCAAGAAAGACATGTTCAAGATGATGGAGAGCCTGAGGTGGAAATAA
- a CDS encoding single-stranded DNA-binding protein, giving the protein MAGTLNKVMLIGHTGDEVKMKYFEGGNCIGRFPLATNEEYMNRNTGERVSNTEWHNCVVRNKAAEVCEKYLHKGDKVYIEGRIKSRQWTGEDGQQRYTTEIQVQEFTFLTPKNENTASGSSAPQSSQPANNSTPAQSKAPAAQSMADDEDDDLPF; this is encoded by the coding sequence ATGGCAGGAACGTTGAACAAGGTGATGCTCATAGGCCACACAGGCGATGAGGTCAAAATGAAATATTTTGAAGGTGGCAATTGTATAGGTCGCTTCCCACTGGCAACTAATGAAGAATACATGAACCGCAACACCGGCGAGCGCGTTTCCAATACAGAGTGGCACAACTGCGTGGTGCGCAATAAGGCTGCAGAGGTTTGTGAGAAATATCTACACAAAGGCGACAAAGTCTATATTGAAGGTCGTATAAAATCCCGTCAATGGACTGGTGAGGATGGCCAGCAACGTTATACCACTGAAATTCAAGTGCAGGAGTTCACCTTCCTTACTCCAAAAAACGAGAACACAGCTTCTGGAAGCAGTGCACCTCAATCATCGCAACCTGCTAATAACAGCACACCTGCACAGTCTAAAGCACCTGCCGCACAATCCATGGCGGACGATGAGGACGATGACTTGCCATTTTAA
- a CDS encoding DUF4199 domain-containing protein gives MKKSNTIKYAILIAVALIVYFVLIDIIGYGAESWLSFFNAVIVGVGLFFVIRDVYEHDKEHFEYMEGFVAGIKAGFISTTIYTIFMAIYLFEINPDLAEQLEEQVTIAGQGIEVALLLFIFLSGLATSIVVSLLVIPIYKQSWNTRKVRAEQEPMNDKH, from the coding sequence ATGAAAAAATCAAACACCATTAAATACGCCATTCTAATCGCGGTCGCCCTTATCGTTTATTTTGTCTTGATAGATATAATAGGATATGGCGCAGAAAGTTGGTTATCATTTTTTAATGCAGTCATCGTCGGTGTAGGTCTGTTCTTTGTTATAAGAGATGTATATGAACACGACAAGGAGCATTTTGAATATATGGAAGGTTTTGTGGCTGGAATCAAGGCAGGATTTATATCCACAACCATCTACACTATCTTCATGGCGATTTACCTATTTGAGATCAATCCTGATCTTGCAGAGCAGTTGGAAGAACAGGTGACTATTGCCGGTCAAGGTATTGAGGTGGCGTTGTTGCTGTTCATTTTCTTATCTGGTCTTGCTACCAGTATTGTCGTTTCATTATTAGTCATTCCTATCTACAAGCAATCATGGAATACTAGAAAGGTTCGTGCAGAGCAGGAACCTATGAATGATAAGCACTAG
- the rplU gene encoding 50S ribosomal protein L21 has protein sequence MYAIVEIAGQQFKIEKDQKLFVHRLQEDEGATVSIDKILMIGDGDNITLGAPAIEGAFAEAKVLGHLKGDKVIVFKKKRRKGYRKKNGHRQYMSQIQISSISVKGGKKKDSSDTASAKAKTEKTEPAKKAAPVKAEEAPKGKVEKKEAPAKKAPAKKAAAKGGDDLKKIEGVGPKIASTLAEAGLATYADIAKSTPEKIAEIIADVRGNHVPDTWPQQAQLAADGKWDELQELQDRLDGGVEK, from the coding sequence ATGTACGCAATCGTAGAGATAGCAGGGCAACAATTCAAGATCGAGAAAGATCAGAAGTTGTTCGTACATCGCTTACAAGAGGACGAAGGAGCTACGGTTTCCATCGATAAGATCCTTATGATAGGTGACGGCGACAACATCACACTCGGCGCCCCAGCTATAGAAGGAGCATTTGCTGAAGCAAAAGTTCTGGGACACCTTAAGGGTGACAAAGTAATCGTTTTTAAGAAAAAACGTAGAAAAGGATACCGCAAGAAAAACGGTCACAGACAGTATATGTCTCAGATCCAGATTTCAAGCATTTCCGTAAAAGGTGGAAAGAAGAAAGACTCTTCTGATACCGCTTCCGCGAAAGCGAAAACAGAAAAAACTGAACCTGCAAAGAAAGCAGCTCCTGTAAAAGCAGAAGAAGCTCCTAAAGGTAAAGTTGAGAAAAAAGAAGCTCCAGCAAAAAAGGCACCAGCTAAGAAAGCAGCCGCCAAAGGTGGAGATGATCTTAAAAAAATTGAAGGAGTAGGTCCAAAAATTGCTTCCACACTAGCTGAAGCTGGTCTAGCAACTTATGCAGACATTGCAAAATCAACTCCAGAAAAAATTGCTGAAATCATTGCAGACGTTCGTGGTAACCACGTTCCTGACACATGGCCACAGCAAGCCCAACTTGCCGCAGACGGTAAATGGGATGAATTACAAGAACTTCAAGATCGTCTAGACGGCGGCGTTGAAAAATAA
- the mutY gene encoding A/G-specific adenine glycosylase, translating into MNFSNKLISWYQLNKRDLPWRHTLDPYYIWLSEIILQQTRVNQGLPYYERFVETFPNVEKLAAAPQEEVLKLWQGLGYYSRARNLHAAAMQVVENGGKFPDSYADLLKLKGIGDYTAAAIASFAFNESVAVVDGNVYRVLSRIYGIATPINSTSGIKEFKKLAQKLIDPDHPAAHNQAIMEFGALQCVPKNPDCDICPFHQDCLAFKDNRIEELPVKIKKTKVLNLFHHYLVTITPSGKTVLQERPQSGIWAGLYEFPFVEASGALLPVELTTAREFKDVYNGVRFRESVYNQQPIIHKLSHRKIHAYFWIIHIETEVDDAINVEDARSKPLHILMERFMTQFWPQRA; encoded by the coding sequence ATGAATTTTTCTAACAAGCTCATTTCTTGGTATCAACTAAATAAAAGGGACCTACCGTGGCGACATACTCTTGATCCTTATTATATATGGTTAAGCGAGATAATCTTGCAGCAAACGCGTGTGAATCAAGGGTTACCGTACTATGAGCGATTTGTAGAGACTTTTCCAAATGTGGAAAAACTAGCCGCAGCACCTCAGGAAGAAGTCCTCAAGTTGTGGCAAGGTCTAGGTTACTACTCCAGAGCCAGAAATTTGCATGCTGCTGCCATGCAAGTCGTCGAGAATGGCGGCAAATTCCCAGATAGCTATGCTGATTTGCTCAAATTAAAGGGCATAGGCGATTACACGGCCGCTGCCATTGCAAGTTTTGCATTTAATGAATCGGTGGCCGTTGTCGATGGAAATGTTTACCGAGTGCTTTCCAGAATCTATGGAATTGCCACACCCATCAATTCTACAAGTGGTATTAAGGAGTTCAAAAAGCTCGCTCAAAAGTTAATAGATCCAGACCATCCAGCGGCGCACAATCAGGCCATCATGGAATTTGGTGCGCTGCAGTGTGTTCCCAAAAATCCTGATTGTGACATTTGTCCCTTCCATCAAGATTGCCTGGCATTTAAAGACAACAGGATTGAGGAATTACCGGTAAAGATCAAGAAAACCAAAGTACTCAACCTTTTCCATCACTACCTGGTCACGATTACACCTTCGGGAAAAACGGTACTGCAGGAACGCCCACAAAGTGGTATCTGGGCAGGGCTCTATGAGTTTCCGTTTGTGGAGGCAAGTGGTGCATTGCTGCCCGTGGAACTTACAACTGCTCGAGAATTTAAGGATGTTTATAATGGTGTTCGCTTTCGCGAAAGCGTATACAATCAACAGCCCATCATTCACAAGTTGAGCCATCGCAAGATTCACGCTTATTTCTGGATCATTCACATAGAAACAGAAGTCGATGATGCCATCAATGTTGAAGATGCGAGAAGCAAGCCGCTACATATTCTCATGGAGCGTTTTATGACTCAATTCTGGCCGCAGCGAGCTTAA
- a CDS encoding gliding motility-associated protein GldE: protein MDPDPLPLNQLLLVYQPEQLIYLGVFILLLIFSALISGAEVALFSLSNTELEEDNPAFSKKAIVAKLLDRPKKLLATILIANNAINITSVLIFSILAEVWFGGLETEWIRFVLEVGAVTFLILLFGEIFPKVYANRNPIGFANFMAIPLNVLDKLFSFMSLPMRYVTLQIQDRLGSKKSNITVSQLSQALELTDENDTTDEEQQLLQGIVSFGLTDTKNVMRNRTDVFALDENLTFKEIIPQVVDNGYSRIPVFKESVDNITGILYVKDLLPYIDRKNFEWTKLLREAYFVPENKKLDDLLQDFQEQKKHLAIVVDEYGGTSGLISLEDIIEEIVGDISDEFDDENLIYSKLDERNYIFEGKTSIKDFYRILKLEEESMLLFEVGKGESETLAGFLLEQTGHFPRKLDKIIFEGYTFIIESMDKKRIKQIKCTTP from the coding sequence TTGGATCCTGACCCATTGCCATTGAATCAATTGCTACTTGTATATCAACCAGAACAGTTGATCTATCTGGGCGTTTTTATCTTGCTACTCATTTTTAGCGCACTTATTAGCGGTGCAGAGGTGGCTCTTTTCTCCTTGAGCAATACAGAGCTTGAAGAAGATAATCCAGCTTTCTCAAAGAAAGCCATAGTCGCAAAACTACTGGACAGACCCAAAAAGTTGCTCGCAACCATTTTGATTGCAAACAATGCGATCAATATAACGTCTGTATTGATATTCAGTATTCTTGCAGAAGTCTGGTTCGGTGGGTTGGAGACCGAATGGATCAGGTTTGTATTGGAAGTAGGAGCCGTAACCTTTTTGATATTGCTTTTTGGCGAGATTTTCCCAAAGGTATATGCCAATAGAAACCCCATAGGTTTTGCCAACTTTATGGCGATACCGCTCAATGTGCTGGATAAGCTATTCAGCTTTATGAGCTTGCCTATGCGTTATGTGACACTGCAGATTCAAGATCGATTAGGAAGTAAGAAATCAAATATTACCGTATCGCAATTGTCTCAAGCGCTTGAACTTACAGATGAGAACGATACAACAGACGAAGAACAGCAGCTTTTGCAGGGAATTGTAAGCTTTGGCTTAACAGATACCAAGAACGTTATGCGCAACCGTACAGATGTTTTTGCGCTGGATGAAAATCTTACCTTCAAGGAAATTATTCCTCAAGTCGTAGATAACGGTTACTCGCGTATTCCTGTTTTCAAAGAAAGCGTTGATAATATTACCGGGATTCTTTACGTCAAGGATCTTTTGCCTTACATAGATCGCAAGAATTTCGAATGGACTAAACTGTTGCGCGAAGCTTACTTTGTACCGGAAAACAAGAAGCTAGATGACTTGCTACAGGATTTTCAGGAACAGAAAAAGCATCTTGCCATTGTGGTAGATGAATATGGCGGCACCAGCGGACTTATATCGTTAGAAGATATCATTGAAGAAATCGTAGGTGATATAAGCGATGAGTTTGATGACGAGAATCTTATCTATAGCAAGTTAGATGAGCGCAATTATATCTTTGAAGGCAAGACGTCCATTAAGGATTTCTACCGTATTCTTAAACTGGAAGAAGAATCCATGCTGCTTTTTGAAGTTGGCAAAGGTGAATCTGAAACACTAGCAGGCTTTCTGCTAGAGCAAACAGGTCATTTCCCACGTAAACTCGATAAAATAATCTTTGAAGGATACACGTTTATCATAGAGTCCATGGACAAGAAACGCATCAAACAAATCAAGTGTACAACACCTTAA
- the rpmA gene encoding 50S ribosomal protein L27, which yields MAHKKGVGSSKNGRESESKRLGVKIFGGQPAIAGNIIIRQRGMEHHPGENVYAGKDYTLHAQVDGEVKFTKKRNNRSYVSIVPVGQA from the coding sequence ATGGCTCACAAAAAAGGAGTAGGTAGTTCGAAAAACGGAAGAGAATCAGAATCAAAACGCCTAGGTGTTAAGATTTTTGGTGGACAACCAGCCATTGCTGGTAATATCATCATCCGTCAGCGCGGTATGGAGCACCACCCAGGTGAAAACGTATATGCTGGTAAAGACTACACGTTACACGCACAAGTTGATGGTGAGGTAAAATTCACTAAAAAGAGAAACAATAGATCTTATGTATCTATTGTACCAGTTGGACAAGCTTAA
- a CDS encoding M16 family metallopeptidase has product MKKHINILMAVLFIGTSAIAQIDRSKIPTSGPTPEINLGEPDTFDLDNGLEVLVVTDRKLPTITMSLDLNNPPIVEGDKTGVQSLTGSIMGKGTTKTPKEKFNEEVDYLGARISVGTGGGYVSTLSKYTDKVMGLFAEAALNPNFTQEELETEKSQLIEGIKSGENSAAAIAGTVRNALAYGKNHAAGEFATEESINNVTLADVKKFYSDYFVPNNAYLLISGDIDKKEAKKLVEKYFKDWKAKEAPKANLPEVTDVSTTEIDFIDVPNAVQTELAVINTSELKMKDEDYHAALVANYIFGGGFGSYLNMNLREKNGYTYGAGSGLGAGRDYKSTFRATTKVRNEVTDSAVVETFKELDRIKTTFVSDEDLSNAKAKFLGSFIMQSEDKSVVADRAITIRTNDLDEDFYKDFIANINAVTKEDVKRVANKYFKTDNMRVVLVGKASDVLENLEAMKVNGKTLPIKFYDKEANPTERPSTISVPEGTTVNTVFADYIKAIGGRDNVAAVKSTALIGSASSPMGEIVLNVKKTNDNKFSQTVTVGGNVVSKQVYANGKGKVGGMQGNAELEGEQLAAVADEAVLFPEYTFPDQGELVGAEKMGDQTVYVIKWSDTKKTFYDMNSGLLVGQENTVKAQGQEFKTLIKYDNYKEVKGVKYPMTIIQQMAGRDMRFDINTVRVNEGVVDADFE; this is encoded by the coding sequence ATGAAAAAGCATATCAATATATTAATGGCCGTTCTTTTTATAGGAACCAGCGCCATCGCACAAATAGATCGATCCAAGATTCCTACATCTGGACCAACTCCTGAAATTAATCTAGGAGAACCAGATACGTTTGATTTGGATAATGGATTAGAAGTTCTTGTGGTTACAGACCGCAAACTTCCAACGATTACTATGAGTCTGGACCTTAACAATCCACCTATAGTAGAAGGAGACAAAACTGGTGTTCAATCACTAACAGGTTCTATCATGGGAAAAGGAACCACAAAAACTCCAAAAGAAAAATTCAATGAAGAGGTAGATTATTTGGGAGCAAGAATCAGTGTAGGTACCGGTGGAGGTTATGTTTCTACATTATCTAAATATACCGATAAGGTAATGGGACTTTTTGCAGAGGCTGCATTGAATCCTAACTTCACACAAGAAGAATTAGAAACTGAAAAATCTCAATTGATCGAAGGGATCAAATCTGGAGAGAATAGTGCTGCAGCAATTGCTGGTACAGTTCGTAATGCTCTAGCTTATGGAAAAAACCACGCAGCTGGAGAGTTTGCTACTGAAGAAAGCATCAACAATGTAACACTAGCAGATGTCAAAAAATTCTACAGCGATTATTTCGTACCTAACAATGCTTATTTACTAATCAGTGGTGACATTGATAAAAAAGAAGCTAAAAAGCTAGTTGAGAAATATTTCAAGGACTGGAAGGCAAAAGAAGCTCCAAAAGCAAATCTGCCAGAAGTTACCGACGTATCCACAACTGAAATTGACTTTATAGACGTTCCTAACGCCGTTCAAACAGAACTTGCCGTAATCAACACTTCAGAATTAAAGATGAAGGATGAAGATTACCACGCTGCATTAGTAGCAAACTACATCTTTGGAGGTGGTTTTGGTTCTTATTTGAATATGAACTTGCGTGAAAAGAATGGGTATACATACGGTGCAGGATCCGGATTAGGTGCTGGTAGAGATTACAAATCTACTTTTAGAGCAACAACAAAAGTGCGTAACGAGGTAACTGATAGCGCTGTTGTTGAAACGTTCAAAGAATTGGATCGCATCAAGACTACTTTCGTTTCTGATGAAGATCTTTCAAACGCAAAGGCAAAATTCTTAGGTAGCTTCATCATGCAGTCAGAAGATAAATCAGTAGTTGCAGATCGTGCTATCACGATTCGTACGAATGATCTTGACGAGGATTTCTACAAAGATTTCATCGCAAACATCAATGCTGTAACAAAAGAAGATGTTAAGCGTGTAGCTAACAAATATTTCAAAACAGACAACATGAGAGTTGTCCTTGTTGGAAAAGCTAGCGACGTACTTGAAAACCTAGAGGCCATGAAGGTGAATGGTAAAACATTACCTATCAAATTCTATGACAAGGAAGCTAACCCAACTGAGCGTCCATCGACGATTTCTGTTCCAGAAGGAACTACTGTAAATACCGTATTTGCAGATTACATCAAAGCTATTGGTGGCCGTGACAATGTTGCTGCTGTAAAATCTACAGCATTGATAGGATCGGCAAGTTCACCAATGGGTGAGATTGTTCTTAATGTCAAAAAGACCAATGATAATAAATTTAGCCAGACCGTAACTGTTGGTGGTAACGTAGTCTCAAAGCAAGTTTATGCAAACGGTAAAGGAAAAGTAGGCGGTATGCAGGGTAATGCAGAACTAGAAGGAGAACAACTTGCAGCAGTTGCAGATGAGGCTGTTCTTTTCCCAGAATACACATTTCCAGATCAAGGTGAACTTGTTGGTGCAGAAAAAATGGGTGACCAGACTGTTTATGTAATTAAATGGTCAGATACTAAAAAGACATTCTATGATATGAATTCTGGTCTTTTGGTAGGTCAAGAAAACACTGTGAAAGCTCAAGGTCAGGAATTCAAAACATTGATCAAATACGACAACTACAAAGAAGTTAAAGGTGTCAAGTATCCTATGACAATCATTCAGCAAATGGCTGGACGTGATATGAGATTTGACATTAATACCGTACGTGTAAACGAAGGTGTCGTTGATGCAGATTTTGAATAG
- a CDS encoding insulinase family protein: MNKIILGLVVAFLSATGFAQKVEFTEYDLENGLHVILHQENAAPVVTVGVMYQVGAKDEEPGRTGFAHFFEHLLFEGTENVERGEWFNIVAANGGSNNANTTQDRTYYYETFPSNKLELGLWMESERMLHPKIEQIGVDTQNEVVKEEKRQRIDNAPYGAIIYRTGIDKHLFKKHPYGQSVIGSMADLDAAKLEEFQSFNDKYYNPNNATLVVAGDIDVKDTKKMIEDYFGTIENKAPRNNRTVIKEDPITKTRYATEYDANIQIPAKIFSYVTPKSIDRDAYVLDYISQVLTGGNSSRMQKRMVEDEKIAFQVLAFNSANQDYGTYTMGALAKGDTELSKLATVMDEEIKKLQTTLISEREYQKLQNQFEAQYINSNSRVQGIASSLASYNMLQGDTDRINKELEIYKSVTREDIKRAANQYLNPNQRLELDYLAGQAPTDMDDAEDEVEQMKNEMMATGTDKMSDKIFFDYNQATLTAESKKELDKMAQVMKQDESIMLTAETFTDSRGSDSYNMALSEKRSAAVIGYLVGKGIAANRLKGVGRGEANPVVDCSTMNCTSEQYEQSRRTEFTITKK, from the coding sequence ATGAACAAAATTATCTTAGGTCTTGTGGTTGCCTTTTTGAGCGCTACAGGATTTGCCCAAAAGGTAGAATTTACAGAATATGACCTTGAAAACGGTCTTCATGTTATTCTACATCAAGAAAATGCAGCGCCTGTTGTAACCGTTGGTGTTATGTATCAAGTAGGTGCTAAAGATGAAGAGCCAGGAAGAACTGGTTTTGCCCACTTTTTTGAACACCTTCTTTTTGAAGGAACAGAAAATGTAGAGCGAGGAGAGTGGTTCAATATTGTAGCTGCAAATGGTGGTAGCAATAATGCCAATACTACTCAAGATCGTACTTATTACTACGAAACATTTCCTTCCAACAAGCTTGAGTTAGGATTATGGATGGAAAGTGAGCGTATGTTACATCCTAAAATTGAACAAATAGGTGTTGACACACAAAACGAAGTAGTTAAGGAAGAGAAGCGCCAGCGCATAGACAATGCACCATATGGAGCAATAATCTATAGAACTGGAATTGACAAGCACTTATTCAAAAAACATCCATACGGACAATCTGTGATAGGTTCCATGGCAGATCTTGATGCTGCTAAATTGGAAGAGTTTCAGTCCTTCAACGATAAATACTACAATCCTAACAACGCTACACTAGTAGTTGCTGGAGATATTGATGTCAAGGATACCAAAAAAATGATCGAGGATTACTTTGGTACTATTGAGAACAAAGCACCTCGTAATAATAGAACGGTAATCAAAGAAGATCCAATCACAAAAACTAGATATGCAACTGAATATGATGCAAACATCCAGATTCCTGCAAAGATCTTTTCTTATGTAACTCCTAAGTCAATTGATCGCGACGCTTACGTTTTAGATTACATATCACAAGTTTTGACTGGTGGTAATAGCTCTAGAATGCAAAAACGTATGGTTGAAGATGAAAAAATTGCTTTTCAGGTATTAGCATTTAATTCTGCTAACCAGGATTATGGTACTTATACTATGGGCGCTCTTGCGAAAGGTGACACAGAATTAAGCAAGCTTGCAACAGTTATGGATGAAGAAATCAAAAAGCTTCAAACCACGCTTATTTCAGAACGTGAATACCAAAAATTACAAAATCAATTTGAAGCGCAGTACATCAATTCAAATTCTAGAGTACAAGGTATTGCGAGTTCACTGGCGTCTTATAATATGTTACAGGGCGATACAGATCGTATCAACAAAGAATTGGAAATCTACAAAAGCGTTACTAGAGAAGACATCAAAAGAGCTGCTAACCAGTACTTAAATCCTAACCAGAGATTGGAATTGGATTATCTAGCCGGTCAAGCACCTACAGACATGGATGATGCTGAAGACGAAGTAGAACAAATGAAAAACGAGATGATGGCGACAGGCACAGATAAAATGTCTGACAAAATATTCTTTGATTATAACCAAGCTACTTTGACCGCAGAATCTAAAAAGGAGTTGGACAAGATGGCTCAAGTGATGAAACAAGATGAAAGCATTATGCTCACAGCAGAAACCTTTACAGATAGTCGCGGTAGTGATTCTTATAATATGGCTTTGTCAGAAAAAAGATCTGCAGCTGTTATTGGATATTTAGTAGGAAAAGGAATTGCTGCTAATAGATTAAAAGGAGTTGGACGCGGTGAGGCTAATCCTGTTGTTGACTGTAGTACGATGAATTGTACATCAGAACAATATGAGCAATCAAGAAGAACTGAGTTTACAATCACAAAAAAATAA
- a CDS encoding glyoxalase yields MKAKSIRPFIGSDNFTVSKEFYKLIGFTETWSSTNMSYFDMNDFGFYLQDAHVKDWIDNSMLFLEIDDLEETLEHLKSLKLTDKYKKTKLSEIVHNDWGSEFFLHDPSGVLWHVGRFIDKSNN; encoded by the coding sequence ATGAAAGCCAAATCTATACGACCGTTCATAGGTTCTGATAATTTTACAGTATCAAAAGAATTTTATAAACTAATAGGTTTTACTGAAACCTGGAGCTCAACTAATATGAGCTATTTTGATATGAATGATTTTGGTTTCTATCTACAAGACGCTCATGTCAAGGATTGGATTGACAACTCCATGCTATTTCTTGAAATAGATGATCTTGAGGAAACCTTGGAGCATCTAAAGTCTCTTAAACTCACAGATAAATATAAAAAGACCAAACTATCAGAAATCGTCCACAATGATTGGGGCAGCGAGTTCTTCCTGCATGATCCATCTGGTGTATTGTGGCATGTTGGGAGATTTATCGATAAATCAAATAATTAA
- a CDS encoding DMT family transporter — protein sequence MPFNIPNSRLKYIYLVILSIIWGTSFILIKKALGQDGDGNLTLQPLQLGALRTMVSGVILISIGWNSFAKTRRKDWPWLALSGLLGTFFPAFLFAYAQTEIDSAISAILNSTIPLITLILGAVLFGISFSKRQLLGVIIGLTGAVCLVLAGMENNPGQNYLFAGIILIACCCYASNVNIIKRYLQNIKPLAIATANFVFILPLALIVFFWADGDRLDFTSDAVLRSLGFIVILCIFGTVAAKIMFNKLVQMTSPVFASSVTYLMPVIGLTWGILDGEDFSIWQVLATGVIILAVILVTREKKKPASD from the coding sequence ATGCCTTTTAATATTCCCAATTCCAGACTCAAGTACATTTACCTAGTTATTCTAAGTATCATCTGGGGAACCTCTTTTATTCTTATCAAAAAGGCATTGGGTCAGGATGGAGATGGCAATTTGACCCTGCAACCGCTGCAATTGGGAGCATTGCGCACCATGGTATCTGGAGTGATTCTTATATCCATAGGCTGGAATTCATTTGCCAAAACACGTCGTAAAGACTGGCCATGGCTTGCTCTTTCTGGTTTACTGGGAACCTTCTTCCCTGCATTTTTATTTGCCTATGCACAAACCGAAATAGATAGCGCGATCAGCGCCATATTGAACTCTACAATACCGCTCATTACCTTGATCTTGGGAGCAGTTTTATTTGGGATTAGCTTTTCAAAGCGGCAGCTGTTGGGCGTCATTATTGGTTTAACAGGCGCAGTTTGTTTAGTGCTTGCTGGAATGGAAAACAATCCAGGTCAGAATTATTTGTTTGCGGGTATTATTCTCATTGCGTGCTGCTGCTATGCCAGTAACGTGAACATTATTAAGAGGTATTTACAAAACATCAAACCTCTCGCTATCGCGACTGCTAATTTTGTATTTATCCTACCGCTGGCGTTGATCGTATTTTTCTGGGCAGATGGTGATCGTCTTGACTTTACATCTGACGCGGTACTACGCAGCTTAGGGTTTATAGTAATCCTTTGCATTTTTGGAACCGTTGCTGCAAAAATTATGTTTAATAAGCTGGTGCAAATGACTTCGCCAGTTTTTGCTAGTAGTGTCACCTACTTAATGCCAGTTATAGGATTGACTTGGGGAATATTGGATGGAGAAGACTTCTCAATCTGGCAGGTGCTAGCTACTGGAGTTATTATTCTCGCCGTCATTCTAGTAACTCGTGAAAAGAAAAAACCAGCCTCTGATTAG